Proteins from one Besnoitia besnoiti strain Bb-Ger1 chromosome XIII, whole genome shotgun sequence genomic window:
- a CDS encoding hypothetical protein (encoded by transcript BESB_030920), whose product MEPLSASAAPARATSARRERPVRACRQRALPSTGAGAYRPTCPSLLPCTEWIFHHYALSRQEPGDGPTRSEGAEQAESDSTQSLAPLNGEAQAARDCEGRDAPEPEGSARSTASRPSPLSWPDGGAAHLPFPASSSHSASAALLGGVAQTAEGLSEPPRALSAPAASGGSPASGSDLISSSLEAGSYPSPPRVLLPARAAQGSGGWPSTLLDAPEHAKAWSRFYLHHADSRAPFNSFTSRDAVGLLFRLLPSLSLSPDEVLVELGHGACPLMPFIWSRLKRNDEKKQRRCGAVRGKGAFEGEDGDGDEEGTDACEANGLHTPPLRAQKRRKADTERETPCVLSQGPEQEAKDEDDDKSDDAESRSRSAAKVRRDASGVEPESGEAASPFAWGRYVGIESCREAAEAALLQGRNLDDLFLESAPSSRASSPRVDERSSDPLPDSLAPPAADTHDAADGGASAGRGSAGSTVASPAFASSSGSSSLAAFSSSPCPFDCVSAPVRSAAATGPRRAQRGRGRQGERKGRLGTAEAKVAANAENGSEEGAAGGEERPHEEPRGADCDTHEGDKSLAAEASPARNKKVDAATSGGRILREMLRSGCLEFALCTDGFRYVGADGQLQLEKIFFEDLFLSEPRTRGRDRPRGGAPRGRGGRRGRGRHGATPLGFSVEKPGEGGSDDGDEEQNDSERVCSAQKGQEAAPAGCLAAEAERVQSDKARDSQLPSQEALPDEGPLEAHADDRAQPMDIDGAPRGHAETLTPGDTACCPASSELSTGCCDHRQLPSPVSSAYPGSSGAACPASASCGPPPLCTASPSPSPPSLALSSTCSGPRPSSVEGVCPVAKGADTAVTGACASGAGGSAVHSPPCLSSTSSALSPSEGGTPPPSASPCTKESPVKLPATVPSPGGSPSRESPCPAALPPSSPAEDPPSVLSLGCPSGPSPSSRPCPGSVGASAPAASQASGASSLLSAAPSGSALTFLKPGGVKYVVLKSTLDSICVMLPCTGTLNWEEDLRIPRQLVIWFDSFARLLQDPPSSSSSSSCAASSPRSLSQAAASSAASPLSSAVAGVPSSVVKTEALPADTSELQSTVGGRGQAGQEADAGANLEAEEAGKSMPPYLSPLAPKREAEREKRREAGADAREAAQSGGVLASGDVEAVMEAGRLAGNGFALGESEEIEASMESESVREGDTAENGCRKNDRVQPVPEVSAGNRKKVSREAAGAPSGPFVVFLEPKNKARIHLLTIFKVIYAATFSSTPSPARFLRLCRICSPKSRGQDKAVGYLLEKRASCFASYSELYEDVQEVSRQFQKSDPCGDLDDLLPPFEPVKWASDEPSDIEVLVDYVWSEQTAQALRRKSRGGARGPRAPRASGRRAAAGRKESAASGEVQPHAPPEARRPRGGQGRGGRRGRGASAPLAGAPTKRRAEGEQSPAETEMQMADKPSNSDDGGTAPATAERTEERGEEAGRGGGREAGSSLTQRAVAEGEKECFHAGDAGTDAPELPPEREEETEDERRASATPSDAQAEREAIAGHDGLGLVTLN is encoded by the exons ATGGAGCCTctcagcgcctcggcggctcctgcgagagcgacctccgcgcgccgggagaggcccgtgcgcgcctgcaggcagaGAGCACTGCCTTCGACAGGGGCGGGGGCCTACCGCCCCACATGCCCGTCGCTTCTCCCGTGCACCGAGTGGATTTTCCATCACTACGCGCTGTCCAGACAGGAACCTGGGGACGGcccgacgcgcagcgagggcgccgaaCAAGCAGAGAGTGACTCAACTCAGTCACTGGCGCCCCTCAACGGCGaagcgcaggccgcgagggACTGCGAGGGGAGAGACGCCCCTGAGCCAGAAGGCAGTGCACGCAGCACGGCATCCAGGCCCTCGCCGCTGAGCTGGCCCgatggaggcgccgcgcattTGCCTTTCCCGGCGTCTTCATCGCACTCTGCGTCGGCCGCCCTGCTGGGCGGGGTTGCGCAGACGGCAGAGGGCCTTTCGGAGCCGCCAAGGGccctctcggcgcctgccgcctccggcggctcTCCAGCGTCGGGATCCGACCTCATCTCTTCATCACTCGAGGCAGGTTCCtatccgtcgccgccgcgagtcctgctgccggcgcgcgcggctcaaGGGTCAGGCGGGTGGCCCTCGACGCTGTTGGATGCGCCGGAGCACGCGAAAGCTTGGTCTCGGTTTTACCTGCACCACGCAGATAGCCGCGCGCCGTTCAATTCCTTCACGTCGCGCGACGCCGTAGGCCTGCTGTTCCGCCTtctgccgtcgctctcgctgtccCCAGACGAGGTGCTCGTGGAGCTCGGGCACGGCGCCTGTCCCCTGATGCCATTCATTTGGAGCAGATTGAAGAGGAACGACGAAAAAAAGCAAAGGCGATGCGGGGCTGTGCGCGGGAAGGGTGCAttcgagggcgaagacggggacggagacgaggaggggaCTGACGCATGCGAAGCGAACGGGCTTcacacgccgccgctgcgagcgcagaagaggcggaaggcagacaccgagcgcgagacgccgtgCGTCTTGTCTCAGGGGCCGGAGCAGGAAGCGaaggacgaggacgacgacaagtcagacgacgcggagagcagaAGCCGGTCGGCGGCGAAAGTAAGGCGTGATGCCAGCGGAGTCGAGCCTGAGAGTGGAGAGGCCGCTTCGCCGTTCGCCTGGGGCCGCTACGTCGGCATTGAAAGCTGtcgagaagccgcggaagccgcgctcTTGCAGGGGCGGAACCTTGACGACCTGTTCCTCGAGAGcgctccttcctctcgtgcttcctcgcctcgcgtggATGAGCGAAGCAGCGATCCACTGCCCGATTCTCTAGCCCCTCCAGCCGCGGACACACACGACGCGGCTGACGGCGGGGCTTCAGCGGgccgaggcagcgcaggctccacggtcgcctcgcccgcctttgcctcctcttctggctcgtcttctctggcggcattctcttcgtcgccctgccCGTTCGACTGCGTGTCTGCCCCTGTgcgctccgcagcggcgaccggccctcggcgagcgcagcgcgggAGGGGCAGACAGGGTGAGAGGAAGGGTCGGCTCGggacagcggaggcgaaggtgGCAGCCAACGCGGAGAATGGATCtgaggagggagcggcgggcggagaggagcggcCGCACGAAGAGCCGAGAGGTGCCGACTGCGACACCCACGAAGGGGACAAGAGCctggctgcagaggcgtctCCCGCCCGCAATAAGAAGGTGGACGCGGCCACAAGCGGCGGGCGAATTCTGCGTGAGATGCTTCGCTCCGGATGCCTCGAGTTCGCCCTGTGCACAGACGGCTTTCGCTACGTCGGCGCTGACGgacagctgcagctggagaAGATCTTCTTCGAGGACTTGTTCCTGAGCGAGCCGCGAACCCGGGGCAGAGACAGGCCTCGGGGTggtgcgccgcgaggcaggggcggacgcagaggccgggGCCGGCACGGAGCCACGCCGTTAGGGTTCTCCGTAGAGAAGCCCGGGGAGGGCGGAAGCGATGATGGAGACGAAGAGCAGAACGACAGCGAGcgagtctgcagcgcgcagaAGGGACAGGAGGCTGCGCCAGCGGGTTGTctggcggccgaggcggagcGAGTCCAGTCAGAcaaggcgagagacagccagCTGCCCAGTCAAGAGGCGCTACCGGATGAAGGGCCCTTGGAGGCACATGCCGACGACCGAGCCCAGCCAATGGACATCGACGGCGCCCCGCGGGGCCATGCAGAAACGCTTACCCCAGGCGATACCGCTTGCTGTCCAGCCTCTTCGGAACTCAGCACAGGTTGTTGCGACCACCGGCAGTTGCCATCCCCCGTTTCCTCCGCATATCCAGGCTCATCAGGCGCTGCTTGccccgcctcggcctcctgtgggcctcctccgctgtgCACTGCTTCGCCATCGCCGTCTCCCCCGTCGCTCGCCCTTTCATCAACGTGTAGCGGCCCCAGACCTTCCTCTGTCGAAGGCGTGTGCCCAGTCGCAAAGGGGGCAGATACGGCTGTGACAGGTGCGTGCGCCAGTGGCGCTGGAGGCTCTGCTGTGCACTCCCCTCCCTGCTTGTCGTCGACTTCTTCTGCCCTCTCGCCGTCTGAAGggggcacgccgccgccctcagcGTCGCCCTGCACGAAAGAATCGCCAGTGAAATTGCCTGCGACTGTGCCCTCGCCTGGCGGGTCTCCCTCGCGTGAGTCTCCTTGCCCCGCCGCAttgccgccgtcgtctccagCTGAGGATCCTCCCTCTGTCTTGTCTCTAGGTTGCCCCTCGGGTCCTTCTCCTTCATCGCGGCCGTGCCCTGGCTCTGTCGGCGCgtcagcgcctgccgcttcgcAGGCTTCCggtgcgtcttcgctgctgtcCGCGGCCCCCTCCGGCTCCGCCTTGACATTCTTAAAGCCAGGCGGTGTAAAATATGTTGTTTTGAAAAGCACGCTGGACAGCATCTGTGTCATGCTGCCTTGCACCGGGACGCTGAACTGGGAAGAAGACCTCCGCATTCCCCGACAGCTCGTCATCTGGTTCGACTCCTttgctcgccttctccaggaccctccctcgtcttcctcctcgtcctcttgcgctgcttcctcccCTCGGTCCCTCAGCcaggcggccgcctcctcggctgcatcgccgctctcttcggCTGTCGCAGGCGTTCCTTCGTCAGTGGTGAAGACTGAAGCACTGCCGGCGGATACCAGCGAACTGCAAAGCACAGTCGGGGGCCGGGGACAAGCAGGACAAGAGGCGGATGCTGGCGCAAAcctggaggcggaggaggcggggaagAGCATGCCGCCGTATCTGTCGCCACTCGCGCCGAAGCgtgaagcagagagagaaaagcgccgcgaagcagggGCCGATGCTcgggaggccgcgcagagcggaggGGTGTTGGCAAGCGGCGATGTCGAGGCCGTTATggaggcggggcggctcGCCGGAAACGGCTTTGCGCTGGGCGAGTCTGAGGAGATAGAGGCAAGCATGGAAAGCGAATCCGTGCGCGAAGGGGACACAGCGGAAAACGGGTGCCGAAAGAACGACCGTGTTCAGCCGGTGCCTGAAGTGTCGGCGGGGAAC AGGAAGAAGGTTTctcgcgaggcggcaggcgcgccttctggcccgttcgtcgtcttcctcgaaCCCAAGAACAAAGCTCGCATTCACTTGCTGACGATTTTCAAG GTCATCTACGCGGCGACGTTCAGCtcgacgccctcgccggcgcgttttctgcgcctctgccgcatTTGCTCGCCAAAGAGCCGCGGGCAGGACAAGGCCGTGGGCTACCTGCTGGAGAAGCGCGCATCGTGCTTCGCGTCCTACAGCGAGCTCTACGAGGACGTCCAGGAGGTCTCGCGGCAATTCCAAAAGAGCGACCCCTGTGGCGACCTGGACGACTTGCTGCCGCCCTTCGAGCCCGTCAAGTGGGCTAGCGACGAGCCCAGCGACATCGAGGTGCTGGTCGACTACGTCTGGAGCGAGCagaccgcgcaggcgctgcgcaggaagagccgaggaggcgctcgcggcccgcgggccccgcgggcctcggggcgacgtgcggcggcgggcagaAAGGAGTCCGCGGCCAGCGGCGAAGTccagccgcacgcgccgccggaggcgcggagaccgcgcggggggcagggccgcggcgggcggcgcgggcgaggcgccagtgcgccgctcgcgggggCGCCGACCAAGCGGAGAGCTGAAGGGGAAcagtcgccggcggagacagagatgCAGATGGCTGACAAGCCGAGCAACtcagacgacggcggcacagcgcccgcgaccgcggaaCGCACGGAAGagaggggagaagaagcaggccGTGGTGGCGGGCGAGAGGCTGGAAGCAGTCTGACGCAACGCGCCGTAGCGGAAGGTGAGAAAGAGTGCTTCCATGCCGGTGACGCAGGAACCGACGCTCCCGAGCTACCGccggagagggaagaagagactgaggacgagcgccgcgccagcgcaaCACCCAGCGACGCccaagcagagagagaggcgatcGCCGGCCACGACGGGCTTGGACTCGTGACGCTGAACTGA
- a CDS encoding hypothetical protein (encoded by transcript BESB_030900): protein MVRIRSVYALCTAAVLAAPAVAQEAEDVFLQKDSSTTVPVAGEDPTVNSRFYTVFSSWIDMMSDAIYKKYLYNYELKKQQAQTSLSTDSSSEESSPRPPTSAPALPVFPVYPIYPIVPQPTPPNRPLPPRPPRPSHSHSHSYSLSYSHEGSLPPRPHPRPPRPPRPSYSYSASFSNEGSLPHRPHPPVKPHPPMTPYPIIPYPPMPYPPMKPYPPVGVYPPFYPPFRPPRPSWSYSRSWSVSRD, encoded by the coding sequence ATGGTGCGCATCCGCAGTGTGTATGCTTTGTGCACGGCGGCTGTCTTGGCAGCTCCTGCCGTAGCACAGGAAGCCGAAGATGTATTCCTGCAGAAAGACTCCAGTACGACTGTGCCAGTCGCCGGGGAAGACCCAACGGTCAATTCTCGTTTCTACACAGTGTTCTCAAGCTGGATTGACATGATGAGTGATGCAATTTACAAGAAGTACCTGTACAACTATGAACTCAAGAAACAACAAGCTCAGACATCGCTATCAACTGACTCCTCCAGCGAGGAAagctctccgcgcccccCCACATCTGCGCCAGCTCTCCCTGTTTTTCCAGTTTACCCCATCTACCCTATCGTGCCTCAGCCAACGCCTCCAAATCGCCCCCTTCCGCCTCGACCTCCCCGGCCATCACACTCTCACTCGCACTCCTACTCTCTGAGCTATTCTCATGAAGGCagcctccctcctcgtccgcaTCCCCGGCCGCCCCGCCCACCTCGTCCTTCGTACTCGTACTCCGCCAGCTTCTCCAACGAGGGCAGCCTGCCGCACCGTCCTCACCCCCCCGTCAAACCCCACCCGCCAATGACTCCGTATCCAATTATTCCATATCCGCCAATGCCCTACCCGCCAATGAAGCCGTACCCCCCAGTGGGAGTCTATCCTCCCTTCTACCCTCCCTTCAGGCCACCGCGCCCCAGCTGGAGCTACAGCCGCTCCTGGAGCGTCAGTCGGGACTAG
- a CDS encoding hypothetical protein (encoded by transcript BESB_030890), protein MVGLRRCALVVGVAAALAAPALAEEADGAFMKKDSTTTVAAVEEDPKVDSRFFGLFTSWIDVMCDLMYRKYMTNYGTPVPPPPPPHHHHHDHHHHDHHHHHHHHRPESSESVSASVEVSSEDSRPRPLLPPRPHPRPPRPPRPSYSYSASFSNEGSLPHRPHPPVKPHPPTKPYPPMKPYPPMPYPPMKPYPPAGVYPPFYPPFRPPRPSWSYSRSWSVSRD, encoded by the exons ATGGTGGGTCTGCGCAGGTGCGCGCTTGTCGtgggcgtcgcggctgcttTGGCAGCTCCGGCCCTCGCAGAAGAGGCCGACGGCGCCTTCATGAAGAAGGACTCCACTACCACTGTCGCGGCAGTCGAGGAGGACCCCAAGGTCGACTCCCGCTTCTTCGGCCTCTTCACGAGCTGGATCGACGTGATGTGCGACCTCATGTACAGAAAATACATGACCAACTACGGTACTCccgtgcctccgcctcccccccctcaccACCACCACCATGATCACCATCATCATGACCATCACCATCATCATCATCACCATCGCCCAGAGTCATCGGAATCCGTCTCGGCCTCTGTCGAAGTCTCCAGCGAAGACAGCCGCCCCCGGCCCCT cctccctcctcgtccgcaTCCCCGGCCGCCCCGCCCACCTCGTCCTTCGTACTCGTACTCCGCCAGCTTCTCCAACGAGGGCAGCCTGCCGCACCGTCCTCACCCCCCCGTCAAGCCCCACCCGCCAACGAAGCCCTACCCTCCAATGAAGCCGTACCCGCCAATGCCCTACCCGCCAATGAAGCCGTACCCCCCAGCGGGAGTCTATCCTCCCTTCTACCCTCCCTTCAGGCCACCGCGCCCCAGCTGGAGCTACAGCCGCTCCTGGAGCGTCAGTCGGGACTAG
- a CDS encoding hypothetical protein (encoded by transcript BESB_030880), whose translation MRYRALLEIVDGRDRTFWQLAVRRENYEDIVLKRIFVSAFALWVAFALNDRTESPGLRGCHQTSVMTQGALAAHSIPSARKEWQQLISRAPDSGTRGDNGLVFSSFHSASFVEEHLRHNVNSAAAEPVSTDARSAVKDPPAVGYMPHATTRSNLQNADDLTDKLPEFLPELGFYYDLYNGYFEGWDEEARSVTGGGDYAFSTGRSWSKEDGVPEEFYLDALESRGSHDSGGSEEDSEAEEPELPDVVAKGGHTRFYYGTDVVPLPGVLGLRTAISTELKQSQPSQVFIPSSSPVHVASPGLPDFSFLLIRHGFSIQVLPAAPLGHSHGGFCSSLCVALLQGFQALGKPNLRRKLPLLAVSMFLVGMGLETAMCLSGFYSVYTVNEAKKKAEEEVKEEEFWQRVRDRRAARQGMYTSRRLPPLARPLLLICCFSNVGSYSPAVTIKSEE comes from the exons ATGCGATACCGTGCCCTGCTCGAGATCGTTGATGGCCGAGACCGAACTTTTTGGCAGCTGGCGGTGAGGCGCGAAAACTACGAAGATATTG TCCTTAAACGTATTTTCGTGTCTGCCTTTGCGCTATGGGTAGCCTTCGCCCTCAATGATCGCACTGAGTCACCAGGCCTCAGGGGCTGCCACCAGACTTCTGTCATGACTCAAGGAGCACTGGCGGCTCACAGTATCCCTAGCGCGCGGAAAGAGTGGCAGCAACTCATCAGCAGGGCGCCCGACAGCGGTACACGCGGCGATAATGGTCTTGTCTTCTCTAGCTTCCATTCGGCCTCTTTTGTCGAGGAGCACTTGCGGCATAACGTCAattccgcggcggctgagccGGTCTCTACAGACGCGAGAAGTGCCGTGAAGGATCCACCCGCTGTGGGATATATGCCGCACGCTACCACTCGGAGTAACCTACAGAATGCTGACGACCTCACTGACAAGCTGCCAGAGTTTCTCCCGGAGCTCG GCTTCTACTACGATCTGTACAACGGATATTTTGAAGGCTGGGACGAGGAAGCCCGCAGTGTgactggcggaggcgactACGCCTTCTCCACGGGCCGCAGCTGGAGTAAGGAAGATGGCGTACCGGAGGAGTTTTACCTGGATGCTCTCGAATCTCGCGGCTCACATGACTCGGGGGGTTCCGAAGAAGATTCTGAGGCTGAGGAACCGGAGCTTCCAGATGTAGTTGCAAAG GGGGGCCACACGCGGTTCTACTACGGGACGGATGTAGTGCCTCTGCCAGGTGTGTTAGGACTGCGAACTGCCATTTCCACTGAGTTAAAGCAG AGCCAACCATCGCAGGTCTTCAtcccgtcgtcctcgccggtCCATGTGGCGTCGCCAGGATTGCCAgatttctcttttctgctgATTCGACACGGGTTTAGCATACAGGTGTTGCCCGCCGCTCCTCTTGGTCACTCACATGGAG GATTTTGTAGTTCTCTATGCGTTGCGCTCCTTCAGGGATTTCAAGCTCTCGGCAAGCCGAACCTGCGGCGCAAGCTTCCACTGCTTGCGGTCTCCATGTTCCTTGTCGGCATGGGACTGGAGACAGCCATGTGTCTGTCGGGCTTCTATTCCGTGTATACAGTCAatgaggcgaagaagaaggcggaggaagaagtcaAGGAAGAAGAGTTCTGGCAACGCGTTCGCGACAGAAGGGCAGCTCGTCAGGGTATGTACacttcgcggcgtctgcctccgctggccCGCCCGCTGCTTCTCATTTGTTGTTTTTCTAACGTCGGCTCCTATTCAC CCGCTGTCACCATCAAGTCGGAGGAGTGA
- a CDS encoding polynucleotide adenylyltransferase (encoded by transcript BESB_030910): MARSEPFHPSFLCACRVARRRGTQTRVFSSPASSAASAFRTEWATLSSSANESEPPPPTGCLPSARHRRCGFPRAYPSALFSVFSLRLSPFPSATRHFHSSCSSPCAGLTAWVKPRGQSPSSPSSSYPLVCLRPEDALTLCAASRCHSWTTRFSQASLSGVLRPQLECPTSSPRRGQVASSSTAFESLLAAVVSGNLSSPSSPGGTFRFSSTPSVFDVGPPPAARRHAFFGRRASHFRPSSRSLSPASVFDSRAALDDGDSSSDDERAAASALYGALGHPAGPSRKNAGDEARDDAFRLRPGTAMETGENHSSSWYEGRRAQPSEKDRMRKAVGDTAVRRMLEKEDLVREGVMMRRRSEGPERSQGQGRRETDDAHDENIAPLLGAFAAIQQRPRKKGRGDRRSDAGENLDSHPLPRNAVMPETGPLGSHPSSGHCPFSDGASRPLSSGREAETEWQASDDTSAAASHTSGSRSSSSFSPAAQPSPGRRASVEASASALGSRFDVFVAPSVFEALTSEMCRLEALMLPGTEDQAGMQRFLSQLQDLLNGVLDACVVTPFGSAVNGLWTPQSDLDVCVQVRDASTRAGQIKVLRQIAHALQPVLTHLIEPRFQARVPIIHWTPRFSHTFKGVGALSGRSYRHPVFRSLLGTTCDDRRDKLADGGDVAAGGGRGRAPSRDCERERNSQMVSCDISVNNLLAVVNSKLLGAYVGIEPRLRTLGYAVKLWAKGRNINDRSRGTVSSFSLVLMLIHFLQNNVQPCVLPSLQDMAIRQRLPPVYIGGVDCRYTADPEAVKKELEFLRGGAPPNTETVGELLLQFFRYFGYEYRGGVIAIRDISQFALSPSQPNIDRWGADLANYRAASLFRDRRSNAASTRRALLPQRLHGRGGDGVEDDEATGIASFASDFAGSGKGGTVGDGDIFDSPSASLRDADLHSTGGDYLVVDNPFEVGKDVCNVLPCQYQRIRHEFKRAFRMLADGASFRQVAAPDGRTTVRL; encoded by the coding sequence ATGGCGAGGAGCGAGCCGTTTCATCCCTCGTTTCTGTGCGCCTGTAGAGTGGCGCGCAGACGGGGGACTCAGACGCGTGTCTTTTCTTCacccgcgtcctccgcggcctcggcgttcCGGACCGAATGGGCAACGTTGTCATCCTCGGCGAATGAATCcgagcctcctcctcccaCGGGGTGTTTGCCCTCTGCTCGACACCGTCGGTGCGGCTTCCCGAGGGCGTATCCATCCGCCCTTTTCTCAGTTTTCTCACTTCGTCTCTCGCCGTTCCCCTCTGCGACTCGCCACTTCCATTCTTCTTGCTCTTCTCCTTGCGCGGGCTTGACGGCATGGGTGAAGCCCCGCGGGCAAAGtccgtcttctccttcttcttcctaTCCGCTGGTGTGTTTGCGCCCCGAGGATGCTTTgacgctctgcgccgcatcTCGGTGTCATTCGTGGACGACTCGTTTCTCTCAGGCTAGTCTCTCCGGCGTGCTTCGTCCCCAACTGGAGTGCCCCACGAGCTCTCCGCGGAGAGGCCAAGTtgcttcctcgtcgacgGCCTTTGAGTCGCTTTTGGCGGCCGTCGTAAGTGGGAATTTGTCGTCACCTTCGTCTCCTGGCGGAACGTTCCGTTTCTCGTCAACGCCATCCGTCTTCGATGTGggtccgccgcctgcggcgcgtcgtcatGCGTTCTtcggccgtcgcgcctcccACTTCCGCCCGTCCTCTCGTTCTTTGTCGCCCGCTTCAGTCTTTGACTCAAGGGCGGccctcgacgacggcgacagcagcagcgacgacgaacgcgcagcggcgtcagCGCTGTATGGCGCCCTTGGTCACCCCGCGGGCCCTAGCAGGAAgaacgccggcgacgaggcgcgtgACGACGCATTCCGTCTCAGACCTGGCACTGCGatggagacaggcgagaacCACTCTAGTAGTTGGTATgagggaagacgcgcgcagcccaGCGAAAAAGATAGGATGAGAAAAGCTGTCGGCGATACTGCGGTGCGGCGTATGCTGGAGAAGGAAGATCTTGTGCGTGAAGGGGTTATGATGAGGAGACGCAGTGAAGGCCCAGAGCGAAGCCAAGGGCagggacgaagagagaccGACGACGCCCACGACGAAAATatcgcgcctctcctcggtGCCTTTGCGGCGATacagcagaggccgcggaagaaaggaCGTGGGGACCGCAGGTCAGACGCTGGCGAAAATCTTGACTCACACCCTCTGCCACGGAACGCAGTCATGCCCGAAACCGGGCCTCTGGGCTCCCACCCGTCGTCAGGCCACTGTCCGTTTTCGGATGGCGCCTCACGCCCGTTATCATCGGGTCgtgaggcggagacagagtgGCAGGCAAGTGACGATAcgtccgcggccgcttcgcATACGTCAGGGAGCCGTTCTTCGTCCTCATTctctccggcggcgcagccctcGCCGGGCCGGCGCGCTTCTGTGGAGGCGTCGGCTTCCGCACTGGGGTCGCGGTTTGACGTGTTTGTGGCTCCGTCCGTCTTTGAGGCTCTGACGAGCGAGATGTGTCGGCTGGAAGCTCTTATGTTGCCAGGGACCGAAGATCAGGCGGGCATGCAGCGGTTTCTGTCGCAGCTCCAAGATCTGCTGAACGGCGTCCTCGACGCGTGTGTCGTGACGCCTTTCGGATCCGCTGTTAACGGACTGTGGACTCCCCAGAGCGACTTGGACGTTTGCGTGCAGGTTCGCGATgcgtcgacgcgcgcgggtcAGATCAAGGTGTTGCGGCAGATTGCTCATGCTCTGCAGCCTGTCTTAACTCACCTTATCGAGCCTCGCTTCCAAGCGCGAGTCCCTATCATTCACTGGACCCCCAGATTCTCACACACTTTCAAAGGCGTGGGCGCGCTGTCTGGCCGGTCTTACCGCCATCCAGTCTTTCGTTCCCTGCTTGGAACGACGTGCGACGACCGCCGAGACAAACTGGCAGACGGTGGTGACGTTGCCGCGGGCGGTGGCCGAGGACGGGCTCCGTCCAGGGACTGTGAAAGGGAAAGGAATTCACAGATGGTGTCCTGCGATATAAGCGTGAACAATTTACTAGCTGTTGTCAACAGCAAGCTTCTGGGGGCATATGTAGGAATTGAACCCAGACTCCGAACGCTAGGATACGCTGTCAAACTGTGGGCAAAAGGAAGAAATATAAACGACCGATCTCGAGGGACTGTTTCGTCTTTCTCCCTCGTGCTCATGCTGATCCATTTTCTTCAAAACAATGTCCAACCCTGTGTGCTGCCTTCTTTACAAGATATGGCCATACGCCAGCGCCTTCCCCCGGTGTATATTGGTGGCGTCGACTGTAGGTACACTGCTGATCCTGAGGCAGTGAAAAAGGAATTGGAGTTTCTACGTGGCGGTGCACCGCCCAATACAGAGACCGTTGGGGAGCTTCTCCTGCAGTTCTTTCGGTACTTTGGCTACGAGTATAGAGGCGGGGTTATTGCCATCCGTGATATTTCGCAATTTGCTCTCTCGCCTAGTCAACCAAACATCGACAGGTGGGGTGCCGACCTTGCGAACTACAGGGCTGCTTCGTTATTCCGAGATAGAAGGTCAAATGCAGCTTCGACAAGGCGAGCGTTGCTGCCCCAGAGGCTACatggccgcggcggagatgGTGTTGAGGATGACGAAGCAACTGGCATTGCGTCGTTTGCATCTGATTTTGCTGGAAGTGGCAAGGGTGGGACGGTAGGCGATGGTGATATTTTCGATTCACCATCAGCTTCGCTTAGAGATGCAGATCTTCATAGCACTGGGGGTGACTACCTCGTTGTTGACAATCCTTTCGAAGTCGGGAAGGATGTCTGCAATGTCTTGCCATGTCAGTACCAAAGGATCCGCCACGAGTTCAAGCGCGCATTTCGCATGCTCGCGGATGGGGCTTCGTTTCGGCAGGTTGCCGCGCCCGATGGGAGAACCACTGTGCGGTTgtga